The following nucleotide sequence is from Methylocella sp..
TCTGCCGGCCTCGGCCTTCGCCGAAAAGGTCGGCAGCTTCACCAACACCGACCGCAGGGTGCAGCTCGCGCGGCAGGTCGTTCCGCCGCCTGGCGATGCGCGTCAGGACATTTGGATCATCGAACAGATCGCCAAACGGATGGGCTGCGACTGGAACTATCAGGGCGTCGGCGAAGTTTTTGACGAAATGGCCAGCTCGATGCCGTCTCTCGCCAACATCACCTGGGAGCGGCTGGAGCGCGAAGGCGCCGTCACCTATCCCGTCGATAGCCCCGACGTTCCTGGCAATGAAATCATTTTCACTACAGGTTTCCCGACCGAGTCGGGGCGGGCGAAGATCGTGCCGGCGAGCGTAATGCCCCCGAATGAAGTGCCGGACGCCGAATATCCTATGGTGCTATCGACTGGCCGCGTGCTGGAACATTGGCACACCGGCTCAATGACGCGCCGGGCCAATGTGCTCGACAATCTGGAGCCTGAGGCGGTGGCCTTCCTGTCGCCGAAGGATCTGCGGCGGCTGGATCTCTGGCCGGGCGACTTCATAAAATTGGAGACGCGCCGCGGCGCAGTGGAGGTCAAAATCCGCTCCGACCGCGATGTGCCGGAAAACATGGTGTTCATGCCGTTCTGTTACGCTGAGGCGGCCGCTAACATATTGACGAATCCCGCTCTCGACCCGTTCGGAAAAATCCCGGAGTTCAAGTTCTGCGCCGCAAAAATCACGCGCGCCGAAGCCCGCGTCTAGCAGATCATCTCCCGCGTTGACGCATCAAAGGGCGATGACGTTTGTGGCGCTTCAGAAAAGGCGCCTCGGCGCGAGGCGGCTTGTCTGGGGACAGCCTATCGCTGAAGTGTGAATTGGTCCGATCACTCTCTGGGTCTTTGCAGATGAATATGATTTATCTGGACTTATCTCGGGCCTTGTCGAGCTCCTTGCTCAAGCGATCGATCGTCGCCGCCAGCTCGTCGACTTGATGCTTCAAATCGTCGACTTGCTCCATGTACCCTGTGATGATTTTTTCGCATGCATCGATGTGCTTCTGATAGCTATCGATCAGAATCTTCATTCGCGCGTCGATCAGAACCGCCATTGGCGGTTGCCTTTTAATCAAGGCGACAACGATTATAGCGATGGCGCCGATGCTCCCAGCGCCCAGCAATTGCCCGAGGCTGCTGGTCACCGCGTTGAAAAGATCGTTTTCATTGGTTGCCATGATCGGTCTTCCCTTCCGCCGAACGGTTGGCGCAAATTAGTTTCACAAAAATTCCTTCGGCGCCGCGCGGGTCGGCCACCAGCTCCATTTGAGCGTTCAGGGTACCGACTGCGCATTCGAACGGAGACACTTCGCGGCTGACAGCGTCGAAGGCCGTTTGCTCGGTACAGGCGTCCGGGCTCAACGCTGCGGAGCAAAATAAAATCAGGGCTGGGATCACTATGACCTCGCTCGGATGATTGCGGCTCGGCGCATTGGCCGATGCCTCAGGTGTTGACGACGGGGCGATGACCGCGGGCGCGATGCTCGCGATCGCCGAGGCGAGCAGTTATTTCTCGCAGTGAATCCAGATGCGCCCTTCGATTCGGCTCATCTGAGGAGGGGTGACCGCCGCGGCGCTCGACAGGCCGCAGTAGCGCCGCTCCATCTCAACAGTGTACCGCAACACTTCTTTCCAGCGATGCGGAGGTGCTGGATTTTGAAGAACCAAAAAGACAATCGCGGCTTTGACGAGAACAGACGCCGCCCTTAGAGAGCGACCGGCATCCCGCCGAATTTCGAACAATCAGGCGCCAGAGAGGCGTAGAGTTTGCCGAAAAATACTTTGACCGCTCCCTTGGTATCCACGGCGCCGATCGCCGAAATGTCCGCGCCGTCACAAGAAACGGTCATGCCGAGAGTCTTCAGATCTTGAGCGAGTTTAGCCGCGGCGGGTGAGGTGATCGTGGCGATCGCGCCGGCCACAGTGGCGTCAATAGTGGTAATGCCGGATTGGACTCCCGGCTATGTCCACATCGACAGCTGCGAACTGCGCCATGCGGACGGCAAACTGATCATGTTCACTGATCATGTCCCTGGCCATCGATCGCGTCTCCAAGTTCGCCTATGTCGAGTTCCACGACCGCGCCGGCAAGATAGAGGGCGCGGCTTTTCTGCGCAACGTCGCGGCGGCCTTCCCCTACAAAATCCACACGGTGTTGACCGACAACGGAATGGCCTTCGCCGACCTGCCCAAAAACCGCCACGGCCCCAGCCGCCGATTTCTCGGCCCGCATATTTTCGACCGAGTCTGCATCGAGCATGGCATCGAACACCGGCTGACCAAGCCTTACCATCCGTGGACCAATGGCGGAGCTGGCTTGAGGCTCCGGCGAGCGAAGCTCGTTGGAGAAGCCAGCGGAGGTCAAGCCGAACGCACGAACCGCACCATCAACGATGCGACGCTCAAACTGTTCCACTACCCGGATATCGAGAGCCTCAAAGCGCACGTCCTCGCCTTCGTCGCGGCCTACAACTTCGCCAAGCATCTTAAGGCCTTGCGGTGGAAAACGCCGTTCGAGGCGATGACTCACGCCTGGACAACCGATCCTTCAATCTTCAAAATCAACCCGCGTCACCTCATTCTGGGATCAAACAACTGGCGACAGCTTCCGGACGTTTGCGGAAGTTCGGCTCACAGTTCTCGATGACGGGAGGGAGACAACCCGGATATTAAGGTACGTTCCATTCAAACCTATCCGCTTGCCAAAAACCCTTGGCCGGGGCAGATTCGGAATGGAACTGATGGCGAGCTGGGGAATGTCGGCCAAGTGCGTTATCTGTGGCCTAACTTGAGCTACGCGTTCCAGCCTTCCGAACGGACCGTTCATCATCCGGGCATCCTTCGAAGAGGAGAAACGAATAATGAAAACGACACACACGGTGCTGTTGTCCGCAGGTCTTGTGGCAGCGCTCGCGTTTGCGAGTTCGGAGACGTATGCTGCCGGGCCGATGATCGCGCCGGGCGCGCTTGCAACGACTTCGGTCGGGAGTGCCGAGGCGATCGTGGAGAAGACGGTTGTTGTCGTGCGCAGACGCGCCGTAGTGCGCAGACCTGTTGCGGTGCACAGGCGCGTCGTGCGCTAACGGGCTTTTTCGACTGGATCTTTGCGACTCGATATCGATGGCCCAAGGTGCGGCCCGTGGGCACGTGCTATGGCACAGAAACCTATCTGATGCCTCGACACGGGCGACTTCTCCGTTGCTGTCCCCCCTGCGTGCTGCGCCACAGATGCACCGGCGAGCACGCGAGGGGGGAAGACGCTGTTCGGAGCATCGATCGCGGGATGGCTTTAGGCCGCTCAGGCACGCTCCGGCCTGAAACAAGTTTGCCTTGACATAAAAATGCTTTAGCGCCGATGCGAGAAACCAGAATAAGGGACTTCTCCTATGCGCCCTGCGCTACTTCTGACCGCAGGTCTCTTGATCGTCGTGGCGGCCCTCGCCGCGGCGGTCTATTTCTGGTCGCCGCAAGCAAACCTCCGCGTAACGACCGGTCCACCCGGCAGCACGGCCTATCGCTTCATCACGGCCTTCGCTTCGGTGACCGAGGCAAATCATCCGCGGATCCACATTAAACTCGTCCAAGTCGCCGATTTGGCGGCGAGCGCTAAGGCGATCGAAGATCACGCCACGGACCTCGGCATCGTGCGCAGCGACGCTGTGATCCCCGCCAACGGCGAGACCATCGCCATTCTGCGCCGGGATGTCGTCGCTTTCGTTGTGCCGGCCAAATCCCCAATCGACAAAATCCCAAGCATCACCGGCAAGACCATCGGCATCCCTCAAGGGCCCTTGCAAACTTACAACGAGCAGACCCTCGATTCGATCTTGAGCTATTACAATATTCCGGCGAATTCGGTAAAACGGGTTTTCCTGCCGCTCGCTGAAATCGGGGCGGCAGTTCATGACAAGCATGTGGTGGCCGTTCTCGCCGTCGGTCCGATGGGGCCAGGCGAGGTCGTTGACGTTGTCGGCGCCATCAAGCTCGCGACCAAGCGCGCCCCGGACATCCTCGCCATCGACGAGGCGGTCGCCATCAACAAGCGTTTTCCTGGCCTCGAGTCGATCGACGTGCCCGCCGGTGCCTTCCAAGGGCGGCCGCCCATCCCCGATGATACGGTGACAACCCTCGCCATCACCTACCGCTTCGTCGCTCCAAACACGATGCTCGACGCCGTGGCTGGAGCGATTGCGCGATCCATTTTCAAGACCAAAGCCCAGCTGGTGGCCAAAACGCCGCTCGCCAGTCAGATCGAAGCACCCGACCCCGACGACAAGAACCCAGTCTTGCCGGTTCATCCGGGCGTCGCCGCCTATCTCAACAGTGGAGAGCAGAGCTTCTTCGATGAGTTCCAAAAATATTTCTATCTGGGCGGCATGGCTCTAAGCATGGCCGGCTCTGCGGTCGCGCTCCTCGTCGGACGCCTCAATCGCAAGAAATCCGAAAGCGATCTACGGCAAATCGATCGCCTGATCGAGCTCGCCGACGAGGCTCTTGTGTCGCAAGCTTCCGAACTCAAAGCCTTGGAGGCGGAACTCAACGGGATTATTTCCTGGTTCGTCAAGAGACAAGCCAGCGGGACCGCCGACGCGACAGCATTTTCCATCGCCATCACACACGCCCAGCACTCCATCGAGAAACAACGCGAAGCGCTCCGGCAAGGGCAGATAGGCTCCATACCTCGAAAAGAACCGTGAAAAGGTTTTGTTTCAAAATTTGCAGGAGGCGCGCATTGAACAAGTGGCTCGGAGCGATCAGACCGCGATTCGCGAATAATGATGCATGTCGTTGGCCGGGACTTGATCCTCGCGGATTATCGCAAAGACGAATCGCGTGGAATGACTGCTTACGTCACCGACATCATTCAGGCGGCTTGAGCGAATGACCGCTTTCTACCCGTTATGGTTGAAAACACCCCCGACATGATGTCCGCCTTCGAGGAACGGCCAACTTCGGCGGAGCGGCCGACATGGGCCCGAAGCGGCTGTTCATCCGCGCGCTGAAGGCCATATTTCATGAACTGACATTCGGTTGCCCACCGTTGGGCGTTTCTCTCTCGTCTGGGCCATGCGTCGGGACGTTGTCCGCGCCGGGCGTATCGCCTTCGCCGGCGGCTGGATGCCCTGCGCCATCGGGCGCAGTGCCGGTGGCATCAGAACCCAGGGCGGCCATGTTGAGCGGCGGATAGACTTCGTCTCCGCCCTCGACCGGCGGAAGATTCTCGCCGGCGCGCACTTCGTTTGGCGAAAGAAAGCCGGTCAGCATGCCGACGCGGACGGAATTGTAGCGGGTCGTGATGTCCGCGCGCAGGAGTACCGTCTCGTCCATGTCGATCTCGAGGCTTTCGTCGGAGACGCCGATGGAATCGCGCGCGACGCCGATCGTCGAAAGCGCCATAAGCGCGTTCAAGCTCAGGCCGCGCAGATGAAAAATATCCTCCGAGGCGATCGAGGACGGAAACTCGCGCAGCATGGCGATTTGCCAGAGGCCGAGCCGATTGACGTTGTAGAAGATCTGGCCGTCGAAGCCCTCTAGTACGAGAACGACGTCCGGATTGACCGGAATGAGCTCGGAAATTACGCCGCGCCCGTCGCGCTTGATCGCCGCATAGGCATTGCCGCGTAGAAGACAGGCGGCGTTCATTTGCTCCATAAACTCAAACCAGGTCTGAACCCGGTTGGGACGGCGAAAGACCTTGCACAGCGGGTGCGTGGTGTTTTGCACGCGAGAGCCGTCGGACTGACGCCTGAACAGCCGCGGCGTGCAGCGCGCGGTATCCTGGCTGCGGATGGTGACGCAGGCGTAGACGGTCGACACCGCCATCGCCGTGCCCTGGCTGATGTTCAGCCCCGTAGTTGACGGCGTCGAGCCCAATGTTGGCAGATATCCCATCGCTGGAAGCGCGGCGCCGACGCCAGCTTTCTCTTTTGGCGCGAAGGCCTGACGGATGCGGGAGACGAGGCTCATGCTTTTCTGCAGCGGCCTTCAAAAGTCGCGATAATCTCGCTCGAAATTTCGCTAGAGGTGATCTGAATCCGTTCGTACGCAGTGCTTGGACGCGACGTCTTCCGCTCCTTCGCCTCTCTCCAGGAAGCCATTAACCGCTTCTTCGCCGAGGCCAATACCGAGCCAAAGCCCTTCCATTGAGCCAAGGACCCGGACACCATCATCTCCGCCGTCAGACGCTGGCGCCAAGTGTTGGACTACTCGGGATAAGTCTCACCGCCGTCTGGCGTCGCCTTATGGAAAAGAATGAATGCCAGAGGGTTGCCGGGCTCGGACATCGCGTCGCTACGCTGGCCTGTGACCTCTCCGGCAACGCTGCTTGTATATTCCGCAACCACTTCGCCGAAAGTGTCGCGCTGGATGGCCACCTTCTGCCCGGCTTCGACCTTGTCATTGAGCTTGACCAGATGCTCGACGAGCCCGCCCTGGGTCGCAAGGATCGGCAGCGCGCTGTTGCCGATAAAGATACCTACGTCCTTGCCTGTGCGCCCCATTGGCCCGGCAAGGATGCCGTGATGCTTGAGGACGTTCATTGTGCCTTCCACGAACAGCGAGATCATCTCAAGGTTCAGGACACGCGCAGCGCCGATCTCCGGCGTGAAAGATGGGATGCCCACGTCGCCAAACGCATTATGCAGGACGCCGGGATACACGTGATTGTCGAAGATCTGGCCGACAGGGTAGAGTTCCGCCATCGCCCTGATCTCCGGCACATCCATGCCGGCGATATTGAATGCGGTGACATCGAATCCGGTTGTCCCGGTATGGAAGTCGATCGCGGCGTCGGCGTTCGGCCGCAGCAGCCGGTTGAACAGGAGCCCGGCATGTCGGCTGGGCGCGGCGGCGCCGTTCTCGTTTCCCGGCCATTCCCGATTCATGTCGATCAGATCAATGCCTCTGCCCGAATTGGGCCATCTGCGCTGCATGCTTTCCATGGCCGGGCGGGACACGTCCGTGACCGCCATCACCGTGCCCGACATCTCCGCGGGATCGAGCTGGTTCATCACGGTCTGGACCGTATGCACGGAACTCATCTCGTCGCCGTGCACGCCGCTGACCAGAACGACGCGCTTGCCCGGCTTTGCCCCCTTAGCAACCGTCACGGACACATACCAGTACTGTCCGGTGGGCATCTGAACGCCCCGAAAATACAAAAAGTGCTTCCGCCCGGGCTCCAGGTCGTTGACGTCGAGCGCGCTGACGACCTTTTTCCCCTGGATTGCGTCGCCGGTGTAGACCGTTGCTGATGGCGCACCCGGCGCCGGGCTGACAGAAGAAGTCGCTGAGTTCTGGGCGTTCGCAGAACCGGCATTGACCACGAGAGCAGCCGATACGCCGACCGTTGCAACTGATGTGATCATGAAGTCGCGGCGATCGAAGCGTTCTTTTGGCTTGTTTGACATGATCGAGGTCCATACCGTGTAAAAAACGACGTTTCGGACGCCAGCATACACGTCGATTGTAAATTGCTCATCTTCATGCGTGAGCGCCGACCTCGCGGCTTGCGACTTTGCTGCGTCGTTCGGCAATGCCCATAGAGGGCGCGAGTATGATCGAGATTTACAGGAGGCGGCAAGACGGGAAGGCCTCAAAATCTTCCTTGTCAGATGGCCCAGTCAATTCAGATCACCAATAGCTCAAGAACTCTCGAAAGGCTAGCAACCCGCTACGATAAAACTCCTACGAGCTATCTCGGGTTCGTCCAAATTGCCTCTATTCGGATTTGGATCTCAACCATCCTGCTCATTGCAGGACCAACCAGACGATGACGAGCATCCAGCCAATGCCAAAGATTCGGATTCCCCAGAAGGCAATGCGCTCGCTCAGATCCGATGCCAAAAGAAGCGAAACGAAGGATACCACGAAAAAGATCGCAACCGTATTATCATCAACGCTCATCTCTACTTCCGAAATCAGGTCGTGTAGCACCCGCCATCGAGCAACGATTTTGCGACTGGCGTACGCGTACAGGCATGGTGGCTGTCCTCAAATGCTTTGACCTCTGCCGCGCGTTACGAATTCGAAGCTAGAGAGAAAACGTGGCTCCGGCGCGGGCACAGTCTTTTGTCGCTGGCACTTAAAATCCTAATGGCGACAAATTTGTTTCCATCTGGAGAAAAATGGTTTCCGACGTAACAATCCGGACATTGGGTATTGGGGGTCACCGGCGCGCCCTATCGATCATAGCGCGCCATACGATATTAGGCGACGTATAGGAAACCGACGCCAAGGCCTCATAGCCTGCGGTAATCATTTCATCTGTCGGCTCGCTCATAGCATCAATCGCGGCGAGCGCGTCGTCAGCATAATCCTCCCATTGCTTGCCGCTGATCGCACCGTCGAGCATGTTGTATCGCGGCGCATCCGGATCCACGCCGTCTTTGCGACAAAGGGCGCGCGCCACTCGTTCTACCATTTTGTTCATCGGAGAATTCCAAGCCACACCATCGCCAGCAGACATCCGATCGCAATAATTCCGATTGCAAAAATAGCAAATCGCTCGTGCCGGTCCCGGCCGAAAACAACCAGACTCAAAGCGATCATTGAAATAGCGCCGATCATGAGGATGGCAATAGCGCTGTGCTCTGGTTCCAAAATGACTCGCCCCGAATTGAACCCGGAAATTTCTTCCGACATCCTTTTCGAATAAATGCGCAACCCTGGGTGTGGGGATTGCCACAAATCGACCGTACGAAGCGCATCGCTGAGTCTTGCGGGCTCTCCTGCACCGTACCGCTCACGGCGGACGCTTGCCGTTTCTGGCCACTTTGCGGCTCTGTTTGGCGTGGATTGAATCCGAATCCCCGTCGCGCCCGAATGGGATCACGCCTGCGGAGGCATCCGCCGCGGCGCGCCTGTGTTGTGCAACCAGTACACGCGGGTCGCTCGATTAAGATAATAAGCCGCGGCGCCGCGCGAATTGCAGTTTGAGCTTTCAGTCAAAGGCGCCACGCTCGCCAATGAGCCTCATCTCCCGCATCCGACAGACCTTCGCGCCAAAAGAGAAAGGCGTCGGCGCCACGCTCCCGGCCATGGGATATCTGCCGACGCTGGGCTCGACGCCCTCGACGACGGGGCTGAACATCGCCAGGGCACGGCGATGGCGGTGTCGACCGTCTTTGCCTGCGTTACCATCCGCTCGCAGGATACCCGCCCGTTGCACGCTGCGCCTGTTCAGGCGTCAGTCCGACGGCTCAAGTGCAAAATACGACGCACCCGCTGTGCAAAGTCTTTCGCCGACCGAAACGAGTTCAGAATTGGTTCGAATTCATGGAGCAAATGAACGCCGCCTATCTTCTGCGCGGCAATGCGTGTGCGGCCATCAAGCGCGACGTAATTCCGAGATGATTCCGATCAATCCGGACCGATGCGCGCTACGTCCGACGATGAGGAAACGAAGAACATCCGCACGCTGCCGAATGAAAGTGGGTGAGATAGCTCGGCATTGGGGCCTTGTCGGACCGAGCTAGGCTCAGGACTCATTGATTGAGATAGAAGAGGACGGCGGCTGCGATGCAGATGGCGGAGAAGAAGGTGTGGGCGCATCGATCATAGCGGGTTGCGATGCGCCGCCAGTCCTTGAGCTTGGCGAACATGTTCTCGATTTTGTGACGCTGGCGGTAGAGCGTCTTGTCATAGGCAATGGGAAGCTTGCGGCTTCTGGTTGGCGGGATGCAGGGCTCGACGCCCCTGGCCTTCAGCGCGGCGCGGAACCAGTTGCTGTCGTAGCCCCTGTCGGCGATCAACATTGAAGCGGGCGGTAAAGCCTTGAGCATCAGCCGCGCGCCCTTGTGGTCGCTCATCTGGCCCTCCGAGAGCAACATGACGAGGGGCTTGCCGGCGCCGTCGCAAACGACGTGGAGCTTCGAGTTCAGTCCGCCTTTCGTGCGCCCGATACGGCGGGGAAGAGCCCCTTTTTGAGCAGGCTCGCCGCTGTGCGATGCGCCTTCAGATGCGTGGCGTCGATCATGATGCGCTCGGGCTTTGGACCTTCGCCAGCGAGCGCGGCGAATATGCGGTCGAAGACGCCGAGCCGGCTCCAGCGGATGAAGCGATTGTAAAGCGTCTTGTGCGGCCCGTAATCCTTGGGCGCATCTTTCCATTGCAGGCCGTTGCGGATCACATAGACGATTCCGCTGACCACCCGACGGTCGTCAACCCGCGGAACGCCATGCGACAGAGGAAAATGCGGCGCAAGCCGCGCCATCTGCCGCTCGCCCAACAAAAACAAATCACTCATCCCAGCCTCCCCATGCGGAGACCAGGAATCACATCTCAGGCAAATTTAATAGGTCCTGAGCCTAGCTCTCGCGGCCAGTGGAATTTAATTCTAAGGGGCGAGGGCATCGATGATGCGACACTCAGCGATCGTCCCGCGGCTGCACTGGCCAATCA
It contains:
- a CDS encoding TAXI family TRAP transporter solute-binding subunit, encoding MRPALLLTAGLLIVVAALAAAVYFWSPQANLRVTTGPPGSTAYRFITAFASVTEANHPRIHIKLVQVADLAASAKAIEDHATDLGIVRSDAVIPANGETIAILRRDVVAFVVPAKSPIDKIPSITGKTIGIPQGPLQTYNEQTLDSILSYYNIPANSVKRVFLPLAEIGAAVHDKHVVAVLAVGPMGPGEVVDVVGAIKLATKRAPDILAIDEAVAINKRFPGLESIDVPAGAFQGRPPIPDDTVTTLAITYRFVAPNTMLDAVAGAIARSIFKTKAQLVAKTPLASQIEAPDPDDKNPVLPVHPGVAAYLNSGEQSFFDEFQKYFYLGGMALSMAGSAVALLVGRLNRKKSESDLRQIDRLIELADEALVSQASELKALEAELNGIISWFVKRQASGTADATAFSIAITHAQHSIEKQREALRQGQIGSIPRKEP
- a CDS encoding phage portal protein, encoding MSLVSRIRQAFAPKEKAGVGAALPAMGYLPTLGSTPSTTGLNISQGTAMAVSTVYACVTIRSQDTARCTPRLFRRQSDGSRVQNTTHPLCKVFRRPNRVQTWFEFMEQMNAACLLRGNAYAAIKRDGRGVISELIPVNPDVVLVLEGFDGQIFYNVNRLGLWQIAMLREFPSSIASEDIFHLRGLSLNALMALSTIGVARDSIGVSDESLEIDMDETVLLRADITTRYNSVRVGMLTGFLSPNEVRAGENLPPVEGGDEVYPPLNMAALGSDATGTAPDGAGHPAAGEGDTPGADNVPTHGPDERETPNGGQPNVSS
- a CDS encoding succinylglutamate desuccinylase/aspartoacylase family protein, which codes for MSNKPKERFDRRDFMITSVATVGVSAALVVNAGSANAQNSATSSVSPAPGAPSATVYTGDAIQGKKVVSALDVNDLEPGRKHFLYFRGVQMPTGQYWYVSVTVAKGAKPGKRVVLVSGVHGDEMSSVHTVQTVMNQLDPAEMSGTVMAVTDVSRPAMESMQRRWPNSGRGIDLIDMNREWPGNENGAAAPSRHAGLLFNRLLRPNADAAIDFHTGTTGFDVTAFNIAGMDVPEIRAMAELYPVGQIFDNHVYPGVLHNAFGDVGIPSFTPEIGAARVLNLEMISLFVEGTMNVLKHHGILAGPMGRTGKDVGIFIGNSALPILATQGGLVEHLVKLNDKVEAGQKVAIQRDTFGEVVAEYTSSVAGEVTGQRSDAMSEPGNPLAFILFHKATPDGGETYPE
- a CDS encoding IS5 family transposase, with the translated sequence MERCAQGLRAAQDALQSLHPLEPARRLRPHIRRARWRRSKARAHHDRRHASEGASHSGEPAQKGALPRRIGRTKGGLNSKLHVVCDGAGKPLVMLLSEGQMSDHKGARLMLKALPPASMLIADRGYDSNWFRAALKARGVEPCIPPTRSRKLPIAYDKTLYRQRHKIENMFAKLKDWRRIATRYDRCAHTFFSAICIAAAVLFYLNQ